A single region of the Vagococcus teuberi genome encodes:
- a CDS encoding class I SAM-dependent methyltransferase, which yields MVVKDFKKEMIDYWADRSITYAEQHKDELLGEQKKIWQDYIHQELLSSDIKVKKVLDIGTGPGFLSIILADLGYEVTSIDMTEEMLTKAKCNAGHLSSMIEWQLMDAQELLFDENEYDAIVTRNVTWNLENPEKAYQEWLRVLKPGGILLNFDSNWYHYLYDEKVRQEYNEARRLVKNYDVKDLYEMTDIQRMEELARKMPMSKIDRPQWDIDILKSLNISDISVRHNLNNYLLNEEQQVNCMFSPIFLIKATN from the coding sequence ATGGTAGTGAAAGATTTTAAAAAAGAAATGATTGACTATTGGGCTGATCGCTCAATAACATATGCTGAACAACATAAAGATGAATTACTAGGGGAACAAAAAAAAATTTGGCAAGATTATATTCATCAAGAGTTGCTATCTAGTGATATCAAAGTAAAAAAAGTGCTGGATATTGGGACGGGTCCTGGTTTTTTATCAATCATTTTAGCTGATTTGGGTTATGAAGTAACTTCTATTGATATGACTGAAGAGATGTTAACAAAAGCAAAATGTAATGCAGGTCATCTATCATCAATGATAGAGTGGCAATTGATGGATGCTCAAGAATTATTATTTGATGAAAATGAATATGACGCTATTGTAACTCGAAATGTTACATGGAATCTAGAAAATCCAGAAAAAGCTTACCAAGAATGGTTGAGGGTACTAAAACCTGGGGGTATATTATTGAATTTTGATTCTAACTGGTATCACTATTTATATGATGAAAAGGTTAGACAGGAATACAATGAAGCTAGACGTTTAGTTAAAAATTACGATGTGAAAGATTTATATGAAATGACTGATATTCAACGTATGGAAGAATTGGCTAGAAAGATGCCGATGTCTAAAATAGATAGACCACAGTGGGATATTGATATACTAAAGTCTTTAAATATAAGTGATATTTCTGTTCGTCATAATTTAAATAATTATTTGTTGAATGAAGAACAACAAGTAAATTGCATGTTTTCTCCTATTTTTTTGATTAAAGCAACTAATTAA
- a CDS encoding ABC transporter permease: MRKFKKIKTDKLLLVFSIILILLLLCIVFAPYVTVHDPNSQDIPNKLLKPSFQHILGTDLLGRDIFSRIVFGGRTTILLSILIVISIILGGVIFGSISGMSDGIFDRMIVKICDWLLSLPSEMLSLIMIGILGPSMLTIILALTLVRWPWYIKMIRSEIKVIRSKNYVLFSVGSGKNKLWIYYHHVLRQLLRSIIVYATLDLSTVVMSISALSFLGIGIQPPTPEWGTMLNDAREVSVINPWQMIPPGMVLFLVIGMLNYISDFINEQFYQKN, translated from the coding sequence ATGAGAAAATTTAAAAAAATAAAAACTGATAAACTACTTTTAGTTTTCAGTATTATTTTAATTTTATTATTACTTTGCATTGTTTTTGCTCCGTATGTTACGGTGCACGATCCAAATAGTCAAGATATTCCGAATAAACTATTGAAACCATCTTTTCAGCACATATTAGGAACAGATTTATTAGGTAGAGATATTTTTTCTAGAATTGTTTTTGGTGGAAGAACAACAATATTATTATCAATATTAATTGTTATTTCGATTATTCTAGGTGGCGTTATTTTTGGAAGTATATCTGGCATGTCAGATGGTATATTTGACCGTATGATTGTTAAAATTTGTGATTGGTTGTTGTCTCTACCAAGTGAAATGCTGTCTCTTATTATGATAGGAATATTAGGACCGAGTATGTTAACAATTATTTTGGCATTAACACTAGTTCGGTGGCCTTGGTATATAAAAATGATACGTTCTGAGATAAAAGTCATTCGGAGTAAAAATTATGTGTTATTTTCTGTCGGATCTGGAAAAAATAAGTTATGGATATACTATCATCACGTCTTACGACAATTACTAAGAAGTATTATCGTTTACGCTACTTTGGATTTAAGCACAGTAGTGATGAGTATTAGTGCATTATCTTTTTTAGGAATAGGGATACAACCCCCAACGCCAGAGTGGGGGACTATGCTAAACGATGCTAGAGAGGTTAGTGTGATAAATCCTTGGCAAATGATTCCACCAGGTATGGTACTATTTTTAGTGATCGGCATGTTAAATTACATTAGTGATTTTATTAATGAACAATTTTATCAAAAAAATTAG
- a CDS encoding ammonium transporter, which yields MTHSINTGDTAFIILCTALVCLMTPGLAFFYGGLSRKNNVLIIMSQSFVSVGITTIMWILGGFGLAFGTDIGGIIGNPADFFLMKNVGSLSNLLHGATIPFIMFFAFQLMFCIITVPLMTGAFADRMTMKGYILLVIAWNLLIYFPICHWVWGGGFLSHYNFRDFAGGTVIHTTAGFGSLATILFLGQRKLTNKQKNQHNNLMVAAIGTGLLWFGWFGFNSGGALRADTQAVNAFVSTFISLATALTVWIIFAKVKKGYYDFVDILTGSVAGLATITPCAGYVTPTSAFVIGAIAGIVCNIAVDFRKKKGWDDALDVWGVHGMGGFTGTILIGIFGTTDSLISSNGAHGLVVQVLGVCLVAIYSFLVTRLILILISKIARIKTTEQEQEEGLDSYFFHQVTYDE from the coding sequence ATGACGCACTCAATAAATACAGGAGATACGGCATTTATCATACTATGTACAGCTCTAGTATGCTTAATGACCCCAGGGTTAGCTTTCTTTTATGGAGGATTATCTCGTAAGAATAATGTATTAATTATTATGTCACAATCTTTTGTGTCAGTTGGTATTACAACAATTATGTGGATTTTAGGTGGTTTTGGTTTAGCTTTTGGTACTGATATTGGTGGTATTATTGGAAATCCAGCTGATTTCTTTTTAATGAAAAATGTCGGTTCTTTATCAAATTTATTACATGGGGCAACCATACCATTTATTATGTTTTTTGCATTTCAGTTAATGTTTTGTATCATCACAGTTCCACTTATGACAGGAGCTTTTGCAGATAGAATGACAATGAAAGGGTATATATTATTAGTAATCGCATGGAATTTATTGATATATTTTCCTATTTGTCATTGGGTTTGGGGTGGAGGATTTTTATCTCATTATAATTTTAGAGATTTTGCTGGAGGAACGGTTATCCATACAACAGCAGGATTTGGGTCACTAGCCACCATCCTATTTTTAGGGCAAAGAAAGCTAACCAATAAACAAAAAAATCAACACAATAATTTGATGGTAGCAGCGATTGGAACGGGATTACTATGGTTCGGTTGGTTTGGATTTAATTCTGGTGGAGCATTAAGAGCGGATACGCAAGCTGTTAACGCATTTGTTTCTACTTTTATTTCTTTGGCTACAGCTTTAACAGTGTGGATTATTTTTGCTAAAGTAAAAAAAGGATATTATGACTTTGTTGATATATTAACTGGGTCAGTAGCAGGGTTAGCAACCATTACTCCTTGTGCTGGTTATGTGACACCAACAAGTGCATTTGTGATTGGGGCTATTGCTGGGATAGTTTGTAATATAGCAGTTGATTTTCGTAAGAAAAAAGGTTGGGATGATGCATTAGATGTTTGGGGAGTCCATGGTATGGGTGGGTTTACTGGTACTATTCTGATAGGAATCTTTGGTACAACAGATTCTTTAATTAGTTCAAATGGAGCACATGGTTTAGTGGTACAAGTACTAGGAGTATGTTTAGTTGCAATCTATTCATTCTTAGTAACACGACTTATTTTAATTCTTATTTCTAAAATTGCTAGAATTAAAACAACTGAGCAAGAACAAGAAGAAGGACTTGATAGTTATTTCTTCCATCAAGTAACTTATGATGAATAA
- a CDS encoding ABC transporter permease has product MIKRILSLIIKVFGIVFLTSFIPFFLLTYLSKDPAETSLRVQAITPTQENIIQRRHELGLDTPFFIRYLKWIGNAIQGDFGLSYVSGKNIKNMILDAFPYTFILMIMTVVFILITCFIFSMLMVHLYNHWFEKIMRVLSFILSAVPSFWLGILLISLFSVKYNLFPTGGFDGFYSVILPAITLSIVYSSSYIRLIRNEFIQNRTQQYVNYYKVRGFSQKKIGRHILKNSLKSSLVSIGMSIPKLIAGSIIVESVFAWPGLGLLCINAIHNRDIPVLQAYIVLTALFFVFSGMIVEKLMTYIDPRLSERGSV; this is encoded by the coding sequence ATGATTAAACGAATATTATCTTTGATTATAAAGGTTTTTGGCATAGTGTTCTTAACGTCATTTATCCCATTTTTTTTACTGACTTATCTATCTAAAGATCCAGCTGAAACATCACTACGAGTACAGGCAATTACACCGACACAAGAAAACATTATCCAAAGACGTCATGAACTTGGATTAGACACACCTTTTTTTATAAGGTATTTGAAATGGATAGGAAATGCGATACAAGGTGATTTTGGATTGAGTTATGTTTCAGGTAAAAACATAAAAAATATGATTTTAGATGCTTTTCCTTATACTTTTATTTTGATGATTATGACAGTTGTCTTTATTCTAATTACTTGTTTTATTTTTAGTATGCTAATGGTTCATCTATATAATCATTGGTTTGAAAAAATAATGAGAGTATTGAGTTTTATATTAAGTGCTGTTCCGTCATTTTGGTTAGGTATCTTGTTGATTTCATTATTTTCGGTGAAATATAATTTGTTTCCAACAGGAGGATTTGATGGTTTTTATTCTGTTATTCTACCTGCGATTACGTTATCAATAGTGTATTCGTCATCGTATATACGCCTAATTAGAAATGAATTTATCCAAAATAGAACACAACAATATGTGAATTATTATAAAGTAAGAGGTTTTTCTCAAAAAAAAATAGGACGTCACATTTTAAAGAATTCCTTAAAATCATCATTAGTGTCAATTGGAATGAGTATCCCTAAATTAATTGCAGGAAGTATTATAGTAGAAAGTGTTTTTGCTTGGCCAGGATTAGGGTTATTGTGTATTAACGCTATACATAATAGAGATATTCCAGTTTTACAAGCATATATCGTGTTAACAGCTTTGTTTTTTGTTTTTAGTGGTATGATTGTAGAAAAATTAATGACATATATTGATCCAAGGTTATCAGAAAGAGGCAGTGTATGA
- a CDS encoding urease accessory protein UreD produces MKNKSDGLIDLIFSEINGRTIAKRIYHEGNSRVSSNVHLPYENTPYYFLINTGGGFIEGETYEVNMTLLSHSHVIVTSQAPTYVYKCDNRIETGQKVSIHLEENSFLEYLTDEVIPYKNAVYSQETMIHMTPTSTLALIDGVTAGWSEDEKDFQYSSVQMKTSIYMDKKLIYNDHSFLTPEKDDMRQLGFFEGHQNYNSLVVISHLCTNDVIEKIKEKLSKLQIEVDFGLSTLEKPGFILRTMSDKGEKNRKVLMHALNIFRSLVFELPELELNKNDHYFK; encoded by the coding sequence ATGAAAAATAAATCAGATGGATTAATAGATTTGATTTTTTCTGAAATAAATGGAAGAACAATTGCTAAGAGGATATATCATGAAGGAAATTCTAGAGTATCCTCTAATGTCCATTTACCATATGAAAATACACCCTACTATTTTTTAATTAATACTGGTGGTGGATTTATTGAGGGTGAAACATATGAAGTCAATATGACACTATTAAGTCATTCTCATGTAATTGTAACGTCTCAAGCACCTACTTATGTTTATAAATGCGATAACAGAATAGAAACTGGTCAGAAGGTATCTATTCATTTAGAAGAAAATAGTTTTTTAGAATATTTAACAGATGAGGTTATTCCATATAAAAACGCTGTGTATTCTCAAGAGACAATGATTCATATGACACCTACTTCAACACTGGCTTTAATTGATGGTGTGACTGCTGGATGGTCTGAAGATGAGAAGGACTTTCAATATTCTAGCGTTCAAATGAAGACAAGTATCTATATGGATAAAAAATTAATCTATAATGATCACTCATTTTTAACACCTGAAAAAGATGATATGAGACAGTTAGGTTTTTTTGAAGGCCATCAAAACTACAATAGTTTAGTCGTGATTAGTCATCTTTGTACGAATGATGTGATAGAAAAAATAAAAGAAAAGCTTTCTAAGTTACAGATTGAGGTAGATTTTGGTCTATCAACATTAGAGAAACCAGGATTTATTTTAAGAACAATGAGTGATAAGGGTGAAAAAAATAGAAAAGTGTTGATGCATGCATTAAACATTTTTAGGTCATTAGTATTTGAACTGCCAGAGTTAGAATTAAATAAAAATGACCATTATTTTAAATAG
- the nikA gene encoding nickel ABC transporter substrate-binding protein, translating into MNRSRFLGFFVFLMSIVLLTGCGKKEAQTSKTNLNYGSTKDVRDINPHLYNGEMAAQNMVFEGLTKNEDGKVIPALAESWDISDDGKEYTFHLRKGVTFSDGEPFNAEAVKKNFDAILSNRERHAWLDMVNEIDNTQVIDNDTFKLTLKHAYYPTLVELGLTRPFRFISPKCFENNETKNGVTDYIGTGAYVLESHKDGQVAVFKKNNHYWGQEPQIEEITWKVIPDTQSLLLSLKKGDIDLIYGSDGDQLSMDTFTEMEKDKKFQTLFSKPVASRAILLNSKRPNLNDKNVREAITQAVNKQNIVKGILNGAEDEAQTLLPKTAPYSDVDLKHYAFDIENAKKLLDNAGWKTSDDGFRYKNGEKLLLTFSYNSQNAQEGLIAQSIQSDLKNVGVDVTIISEEKQNFLDRQKSGEFDLQYSLSWGTPYDPQSYVSSWRIPAHGDYQAQLGLEKKKWLDNLITEVMIEPNEEKRQEDYKTILSYINDECVYIPISYSKTKAIGSSDLKNIEFNDSQYEIPFEKMSFKKQ; encoded by the coding sequence GTGAATAGAAGCAGGTTTTTAGGTTTTTTTGTATTTTTAATGTCAATAGTATTATTAACCGGTTGTGGTAAAAAAGAAGCACAAACGAGCAAAACAAATTTAAATTATGGAAGTACAAAAGATGTTAGAGATATCAATCCCCATCTTTACAATGGAGAAATGGCTGCTCAAAACATGGTTTTTGAAGGACTGACTAAAAATGAAGATGGTAAAGTCATTCCAGCTTTAGCAGAAAGTTGGGACATCTCAGATGATGGTAAAGAATATACATTTCACTTACGAAAAGGTGTGACATTCTCAGATGGTGAGCCTTTTAATGCAGAGGCTGTTAAGAAAAATTTTGATGCTATATTAAGCAATCGTGAAAGACATGCATGGCTTGATATGGTTAATGAAATAGATAATACGCAAGTCATTGATAATGATACATTTAAATTAACATTAAAACATGCATATTACCCTACTTTAGTTGAATTAGGATTAACAAGACCATTCAGATTTATTTCACCTAAATGTTTTGAAAATAACGAAACAAAAAACGGTGTAACAGACTATATTGGTACTGGAGCATATGTTCTTGAGAGTCATAAAGATGGTCAAGTAGCAGTCTTTAAAAAAAATAATCATTATTGGGGACAAGAACCTCAAATTGAAGAAATAACGTGGAAAGTAATACCTGATACTCAGTCATTGTTGTTATCATTAAAAAAAGGGGATATTGACTTGATATATGGATCAGATGGTGATCAATTAAGTATGGACACGTTTACTGAAATGGAAAAAGATAAAAAATTCCAAACATTATTTAGTAAACCTGTTGCATCACGTGCAATTTTATTAAATAGTAAGAGACCTAATTTAAATGATAAAAATGTCAGAGAAGCCATTACTCAAGCTGTTAATAAACAAAATATTGTTAAAGGAATACTAAATGGTGCAGAAGACGAAGCACAAACCTTATTACCAAAAACGGCCCCCTATTCAGATGTTGATTTAAAACACTATGCTTTTGATATAGAGAATGCAAAAAAATTACTAGATAATGCTGGTTGGAAAACTAGTGACGATGGTTTTCGTTATAAAAATGGTGAAAAATTATTATTAACATTTTCATATAATTCTCAAAATGCCCAAGAAGGATTAATAGCACAATCTATTCAATCTGATTTAAAAAATGTGGGGGTAGACGTTACTATCATATCTGAAGAAAAACAAAATTTTTTAGATAGACAAAAAAGTGGTGAGTTTGATTTACAATACTCATTATCATGGGGGACACCTTATGATCCACAATCATATGTTTCTTCATGGAGAATACCAGCTCATGGAGATTACCAAGCACAATTAGGTTTAGAGAAGAAAAAATGGTTAGATAACTTAATTACTGAAGTGATGATTGAACCTAATGAAGAAAAAAGACAGGAAGACTACAAAACAATTCTTTCTTATATTAATGACGAATGTGTTTATATTCCTATTTCTTATTCAAAAACAAAAGCGATTGGTTCATCAGATTTAAAAAATATAGAATTTAATGATTCTCAATATGAAATCCCATTTGAAAAAATGTCATTTAAAAAACAATGA
- a CDS encoding dipeptide/oligopeptide/nickel ABC transporter ATP-binding protein produces MTHIMSIAHLTVQSNDEKKFLNDISFCINKNEVTGIFGPSGSGKSTLLKTLVGLSEANFLIDGQVSYYFDNEDVKKLNTIIDKDGISLISPKLSYIPQNAYQAFDPIEKIGKQFEETFLENQIDSTVGKERIKDLFFKMDLSTEALTKYPFQLSGGMLQRCIIALCLSLNPECVIADEPTSALDSINKKKVIDLFLTYKKEVGKTLILSTHDISVMDSLCDYVIVLDDGKKIEETKTCDIDNNDQSYIGKVRKIKEKIGKPFWRLKNG; encoded by the coding sequence ATGACTCACATTATGTCTATTGCCCATTTGACTGTGCAATCCAATGACGAAAAAAAATTTTTAAATGATATTAGTTTTTGTATTAATAAAAATGAAGTGACTGGTATATTTGGACCAAGTGGAAGTGGAAAATCAACCTTATTGAAAACATTAGTGGGATTAAGCGAAGCTAATTTTTTGATTGATGGGCAAGTATCCTATTATTTTGATAATGAAGATGTTAAGAAGTTGAATACTATCATAGACAAGGATGGGATATCACTTATCAGCCCTAAATTATCCTATATTCCACAGAATGCTTATCAAGCGTTTGATCCCATTGAAAAGATAGGTAAACAATTTGAAGAAACCTTTCTTGAAAACCAAATAGATTCGACAGTTGGTAAAGAAAGAATAAAAGACCTATTTTTTAAAATGGATTTATCCACAGAAGCATTGACAAAATACCCATTTCAATTATCAGGTGGAATGTTACAAAGATGTATTATAGCACTTTGTCTATCTTTAAACCCTGAATGTGTTATAGCAGATGAACCAACAAGTGCTTTGGATAGTATTAATAAGAAAAAAGTAATTGATTTATTCTTAACGTATAAAAAAGAAGTAGGTAAAACATTGATTTTGTCTACTCATGATATCTCTGTTATGGATAGTCTATGTGATTATGTGATTGTATTAGATGATGGAAAAAAAATAGAAGAAACAAAAACTTGTGATATAGATAATAATGATCAGTCGTATATAGGAAAAGTTAGAAAAATAAAAGAAAAAATAGGTAAACCCTTTTGGAGGTTAAAAAATGGGTGA
- a CDS encoding DRTGG domain-containing protein — MTKHDQILAHIESLPVGDKISVRGIAKMLSVSEGTAYRAIKEAENVGLVSTIQRVGTIRIETKTKENIKNLTFKEIVKIIDGDVLAGKKGLKKPLDKFIIGAMTEKSMLRYITPGALMIVGDREGVQRLALNNGAAVLLTGGFEVSQDIIDLADEVKMPILRTSHDTFTVGMLINRAISDQMIKKDIVLVEDIQTPESETCYMTTKDTVEDYVKLVEKTGYTRFPVVNKSNRLVGMVTAKDVSDKSLTQSIEKVMTKDPRHAKSHMSVASIGHQMIWDGLEIIPVVEDDLTLVGIISRQDVMRTVQLAQKQPQAAHKLTDHITNQIVEKEMPEKGDAIFTFVVTPQMINNLGTLSFGVLNQIISSVVRSTMLSRYNFHSVIEQSSLYYFKLIQMDSEIEIRTQVIEVGRRSGKVEVSVYKDNIVSAKAIAVCQLMDPV, encoded by the coding sequence ATGACAAAACATGATCAAATATTAGCACATATTGAGTCCTTGCCTGTAGGAGATAAAATTTCTGTTCGAGGCATTGCCAAAATGTTAAGCGTTAGTGAAGGAACGGCTTATCGTGCCATTAAAGAGGCAGAAAATGTGGGATTGGTATCCACTATACAGCGAGTTGGAACGATAAGAATTGAAACGAAAACAAAAGAGAACATAAAAAATCTAACTTTCAAAGAAATTGTTAAAATTATCGATGGTGATGTATTAGCGGGGAAAAAAGGATTAAAAAAACCATTAGATAAATTTATTATTGGGGCGATGACAGAAAAAAGCATGTTACGCTATATTACGCCAGGAGCTTTAATGATTGTTGGTGATAGAGAAGGTGTTCAGCGGTTAGCATTAAATAATGGTGCAGCTGTTCTGTTAACTGGTGGATTTGAAGTCAGTCAAGATATTATAGACTTAGCAGATGAAGTTAAAATGCCTATTTTACGTACATCTCATGATACCTTTACTGTTGGAATGCTAATTAACCGTGCTATTAGTGATCAGATGATTAAAAAGGATATCGTGTTGGTAGAAGATATTCAAACGCCTGAAAGTGAAACATGCTATATGACAACGAAAGATACGGTTGAGGATTATGTTAAATTGGTTGAGAAAACTGGATACACACGTTTTCCTGTAGTAAATAAATCTAATCGCTTAGTGGGGATGGTAACAGCAAAAGACGTGTCTGATAAATCACTGACACAATCTATTGAAAAAGTTATGACGAAAGATCCACGACATGCTAAATCACATATGAGTGTAGCAAGTATCGGACATCAAATGATTTGGGATGGTTTGGAGATTATTCCTGTGGTGGAAGATGATCTAACGCTTGTCGGAATTATATCACGACAAGATGTGATGAGAACTGTTCAATTAGCACAAAAGCAACCACAGGCTGCACATAAATTGACGGATCATATTACTAACCAGATTGTGGAAAAAGAAATGCCTGAAAAAGGAGATGCTATTTTTACATTTGTTGTCACGCCACAGATGATTAATAATTTAGGAACGCTCTCTTTTGGTGTATTAAATCAAATTATTTCAAGTGTTGTTCGTTCAACGATGTTATCACGATACAATTTTCATTCGGTTATTGAGCAAAGTAGCTTATATTATTTCAAATTAATCCAAATGGACAGCGAAATAGAAATCAGAACTCAAGTGATAGAAGTTGGTAGACGTTCAGGAAAAGTTGAAGTAAGTGTATATAAAGATAATATCGTTTCTGCAAAAGCGATTGCAGTATGTCAGTTAATGGATCCAGTTTAG
- a CDS encoding ABC transporter ATP-binding protein → MGEWLVVTNLSKSYGVSRFLFSKKKRDIIKNISFSFKKDSVAILGESGSGKTTLIKMLSGIEKPSSGDIKLNVTQSPKKKNPISMIFQDYWSAINPRFTVYEALKETMNETDEKKMLDEMTNILKKVGLSADVLYKKATEMSGGQIQRICIARSLLSRTQVLIFDESFSSLDLIVVDQLLDLLMELRKEYKLKYVFVTHSLELATYFCEELLVLKDGEVEESLLVSNLMHSNSVYVKELIKAQI, encoded by the coding sequence ATGGGTGAGTGGTTGGTTGTAACAAACTTATCAAAGTCTTATGGGGTATCTCGCTTTTTATTTTCCAAAAAAAAGCGAGATATTATAAAAAATATTAGTTTCTCATTTAAAAAAGATAGCGTTGCTATTTTAGGAGAAAGTGGTAGTGGTAAGACAACGCTTATCAAGATGTTATCAGGAATTGAAAAACCTAGCTCAGGGGATATTAAACTAAACGTGACACAGTCTCCCAAAAAGAAGAATCCAATTAGTATGATTTTCCAAGACTATTGGTCAGCAATTAATCCTAGATTTACCGTATATGAAGCATTAAAAGAAACAATGAATGAAACTGATGAAAAAAAAATGCTTGATGAGATGACTAACATACTCAAAAAAGTTGGGTTATCGGCTGACGTATTATATAAAAAAGCCACTGAAATGAGTGGGGGACAGATTCAACGCATTTGCATTGCAAGAAGCTTATTATCAAGAACTCAAGTATTAATCTTTGATGAGTCCTTTAGTTCTTTAGATTTAATAGTTGTTGATCAATTGCTTGATTTATTGATGGAACTTAGAAAGGAATACAAACTTAAATATGTATTTGTAACTCACAGTTTGGAATTAGCGACTTATTTCTGTGAGGAACTACTGGTATTGAAAGATGGAGAGGTAGAAGAATCACTATTAGTTAGTAATTTAATGCATAGTAATTCTGTTTACGTGAAAGAGTTGATTAAGGCGCAAATTTGA